CTAAAATCAATATTTTCAGCCGTTTTGTAACTGGATTGTTTTATTATGGACGTCTATCGTCAGACCTTTTTTACGACTGCTATCACGAGTGATACAAGCAGTAGACTTCCACCGATCAGTCCCATGGTCGTCACCGATTCCTTTAAAATGAAGATTGCCATCAGAAGGGTTAGGAGCGGTTCGCCTAGCATGATGATCCCTACGCTTTCTGGAGAAGCCACCTGTTGGGCTCTGGTTTGAAAGTAGGTAGACAGGCTTGATCCGAATACGCTGATGACAAGGATAGGCAACCATCCGTCGATGAGTATCTTAAGGTCGAGTCCTTCGAATATCAGGGTCGAAATCAATGAGAATATCGCTACCACCAGGAGGATGACAAAGGTCATCTGGTCTTCGTTCATTTCAAGCGTGTACTTGTCAATGAGCATGATGTAGGCCGTGTAGGCCACAGAGCACCCTATCGCCATGGCATCGCCGCTGTTGAATCCAAGTCCGTCTAGGCCGCTGATCCAGTATAGGCCGATCAGCGAAGTGGTTACTGAGAGCACCACCCATTTGTTTGGCTTTTGCCTTTTAAACACCAGCTGCACAAGCGGAACCCAAAGTACGGATAACGCCACCAGGAAGCCTGACTTTGACGCGGTGGTGTAGCTCAATGAGATCACTGCGAAATAGTAAGCAAGGAACAGGAAGAACCCGAGATAGGTTCCGTGAAAAGCGAGCTTTCTGGTCATTTTTATGCTTTTTCTTTTGATGATTCCGAACATGAGTGCCGCGAGTGCGAATCGACCCAGCATGAGATGAAACGCCGGTAGCTCGTCGATAAAAAGCTTCATTACTATCGTACTGATCGCCCAGCCTGTGGCCGAGAAGAACAACATGCCATATGCCGCCCTAAGCGACGGCTTTTTAGATGAAACGTCCATTAAATACCCCTTTATCCCCTTTTGAATGACCTAGATGCCTATGTCCCTGTAAAAATACAACTCACCGTCTTCGCCGTACTTCCATACGACCACAAAATTGCCGGATGAATCTTCCGTATGTTCTGTCGTCAATGTGTATTTCCCCTTTTCGTAGATATCACCGTCTACATGGTACACATCGATTGTTTCAATGGTAAAGACCGCCCTACCGATTCTTTTCATGGTCTGGCCGATCCCCTCAGCGATCTCTTTTCTGCCGTGCATCATTGCGCCGCCATCTGTGAGGATCGCTCCGTTTGGATGAAAGGCGTTTGATAACGCTACTGAATCCTGGTTTTTCCACGCCTGAATCCACTTTGCGTTTCCCTTGTCGATGTCTTTTCTAATCTGATCAAGTGAACGTTCCATTTTATTCTCCTTGCAGGTAGCCGGTCAAAAATGTATAGATCCCATCTTCGTCATTGCTTGTTGTAATATGGTTGGCATGGGCTTTGATGCTTTCTTTCGCATTGCCCATCACCACGCCGACCCCAGCGCCTCTGATCATCTGAAGGTCGTTCTCGTTGTCTCCGAAGACGATCACATTCTCATTTTCGACTCCCAGTGATTTTGCGAGTTCGTCGATGCCGGACCACTTTGAGACGCCGTCAATCATGAGATCCAAGAGATTGGTGTTGGAAAACACCGTTTCAATGCCCTCAAGTGCGTCAAAGCGAGCTCTGACCTTGTTAAAGTCATAGGTTCCATCCTGATAGATGCCGAACTTAAAGATGTTCGGGCGCTTCGCTAAAAGCTCCTCTGCGCTGTCGATGACAAATAC
The window above is part of the Fusibacter sp. A1 genome. Proteins encoded here:
- a CDS encoding DUF4440 domain-containing protein, which produces MERSLDQIRKDIDKGNAKWIQAWKNQDSVALSNAFHPNGAILTDGGAMMHGRKEIAEGIGQTMKRIGRAVFTIETIDVYHVDGDIYEKGKYTLTTEHTEDSSGNFVVVWKYGEDGELYFYRDIGI
- a CDS encoding HAD family hydrolase: MKKLIALDLDGTLLKSDHTIGEKTKHILNQLYNDGHHITIATGRILQSATVIPQMLGFPCHLVACNGAVVFHRENRPVKSHTFSYELVKEIISIMHEEGIYFHLYTEDTIYCNRIEHTAKAFERSLTESEHSHVKGVFVIDSAEELLAKRPNIFKFGIYQDGTYDFNKVRARFDALEGIETVFSNTNLLDLMIDGVSKWSGIDELAKSLGVENENVIVFGDNENDLQMIRGAGVGVVMGNAKESIKAHANHITTSNDEDGIYTFLTGYLQGE
- a CDS encoding DMT family transporter produces the protein MDVSSKKPSLRAAYGMLFFSATGWAISTIVMKLFIDELPAFHLMLGRFALAALMFGIIKRKSIKMTRKLAFHGTYLGFFLFLAYYFAVISLSYTTASKSGFLVALSVLWVPLVQLVFKRQKPNKWVVLSVTTSLIGLYWISGLDGLGFNSGDAMAIGCSVAYTAYIMLIDKYTLEMNEDQMTFVILLVVAIFSLISTLIFEGLDLKILIDGWLPILVISVFGSSLSTYFQTRAQQVASPESVGIIMLGEPLLTLLMAIFILKESVTTMGLIGGSLLLVSLVIAVVKKV